The nucleotide window CATCTCGTAATGACGTTATTTGGAAAGAGAAATTCATCTTAGGTCTTCCTCCTCTCTTTGCTGAAAAGGTTAAATCCAAATTAAGATTCAAATTTCAGTATCTTGAATTATAACCGCTTCACCTTTGGCGAATTAATACAAGTCGTTTGCCAAGTCGGTTTAAGTATTTGTACCGAAATGAAACTCCAAAAACATCTTAAACGTGAACAATCCAATGATAGAAAAGAATTAGGAAATTTCTGCTATCAATTTGGATATGATCCAATTGTTTCTCACTCCAAACGAAAACATCCCAAATTCAATGCTTCTCCTAAAAAATTTATGCAAAGAAGACCCCGATATACTTCCCAAAAAACATTCTCCAAACCAAAACCACGTTATCATCAAACAAAGAaaaaaacttcttcttcttctgccaaATGCTATAAATGTGGCCTTCCAGGTCATTATGCCAATCGATGTTTTAAATCGAACCCGAAAAGACGTGTTAGAGAAATTGCTGGAGAACCGCAATCTTCTTCTTCTGACCAACAATCGTcttccaaaaataataaaaaatgcaaATGTATCTTTTCTTCATCGAAGAATCCGATCATTCTTCTGCTCATTCCTCTGAAGCCAATGTCATGGTAATCTCTGCCACAGAACAATTAATTCTTGAACTCATAAATCAAGTTCAAGATCCTAAAGAAAAGGCCAAATACTTAACCAAAGCTCTTCAGCATGCTCTGCATGAAGATCTTCCAAAAActcctaaagaaaaagaaaaaccttttTCTTTCCAAAAACCAGTTACAATAACTTCCATGCAAGACGTCTATCAACGTCTTAAATCCACATCTACAACTTAGGTTACTTTGCAAGATCTCTACAAGGAAGTGAATCTCCTTAAAAGAGAAGTTGCTACTCTCAAACGAGGAGTAGAACTCTTGCAAATTGCAAGCCCTGATATGGTTGATCAAATTGATGACTATCTCACTCCAAATATCGTCAATTCTCTTACGACCTATCAGTTCCAAAAATGGTATACACCAATTACACTTTCTACTCCAAATTTCCAAAAAGAAGTCATTGCTTTGATTGATTCAGGTGCTAACTTAAACTGTCTTCGAGAAGGATTAATTCCTACTCATCTATGTGAGAAGACTAATAACACTATTTATACTGCTAATAGTCGAGAATCTCACATCGAATATAAATTGCCAAATGTTCAGGTTTGTAAAAATGGAGAGTGCATACCACTCTCTTTCATAATTGTCAAAAATTTACAACATGATGCCATACTTGGTACTCCCTTTATCCTCAAAATCCAACCCTTTACCACTACAAGTAAAGGCATCCAAACCAAAATCAATTCTGTTAACTTATTCTTCGAATTTATTAAACCACCTCAAACTAGTTTAATTTCCGAAGTTGTTAATTGTGTTTCTTATAAAGAAACTCAAATTAACTTCTTGAGAAATGAAATTTCTCATCTCCAACTCCAAAAACAGCTTCAACCGCCAAATTTTCAACATCAACTCAAGAAATTCCAAAAAACTCTTGAAACTCTCTGTTCAGAAGTACCAAATGCCTTTTGGCATAGAAAAACCCATTTAGTCTACCTACCATATGTAGAAGACTTTAATGAAAACCAAATCCCTACCAAAGCTCGCCCTTCTCAAATGGACTCTCGACTTCTTCAACTCTGTGATGAAGAAATCAAATCTCTTCTCCACAAGGGACTCATCCACCCTTCTAAATCCCAATGGAGTTGTGCAGCTTTTTATGTCGAAAATGCTGCCGAACTCGAACGAGGTGTTCCAGGgcttgtcatatatatatatatatatatatatatatattgaagatgttttattaaaaaaaaataaaaattgagggcGATTTAAATCACAGAGATTGGTGGGTGTCATCCATTGATGGAATTGAGAAGGTGAAGATTTTGCGGAGGCAGATTGTTAATATAAGGATTAGTTTGAAATGAATGATGCGAAGGATGCAAAGAATGATATTAGCCCACCATTTGAGTACCTATATACATTATTACTTTTAATTTTATCGAgattagaaaataaaatacaacatacCTATATACATTATTACTCATGCATATAAAAATCTATCCACTTTAATTGATGTTTTGCATTTTAatcttcttttttatattttatattattttacacacacaagctcacacccACACATACGACAACGGGCCTcggacccatgacctcagtgttgaaactcatagagtctaccactaagccatgagtagggacccatgGCTCAGTGCATTTTAATCTTATTTGCACATATATGTTCAAATGTAGCCTGTTAAGATGATTGTAGATTTCTGCTAAGTTTTGGCATCTAAGGGCCTCTTCAGATAGGGAGAATCCAAAACATGGACATGGTAACTAGGAAGTAGAAGACTGGAATCTTATAGTAATTCCGTTGTTTGGGTTGGCATGTACTTTTCCATGGCATGGTTAGCAAAACTCCATTTTAAACTCCATATTCTTGTTAAAAAACACGTATGATTTGTTAAACATTTAAAACTCCATATATTTCAGAAGACAGAGAGAAAAAATCGCTTTGGCTTTTGGACAAACTgaattaaatatttttttaattgttttgaaaagaagatgttttattaaaaaaataaaataaaaatttgcaGGCAATTTAAATAACAGAGATTGGTGGCTGTCATCTATTGATGGAATTGAGAAGAAGGTGAGATTTTTTAGTGGAAGTGGATCATTTATAAAGGATTACTTTAAAATGAATGATGTGAGAATTAACCCACCATATGAGTACCTATATACATTATTGCTTTTAATTTTATTgagaatagaaaataaaatacaacacaCCTATATACATTattactcatgcataaaaaataTATCCACTTTAATTGATGTTTTGCATTtttccatggttcagtgatctagaccattgatttgcTGGGTTCCACTGTGATCACCAAACCTCAGAAATCTCCTTGTAACATTTTAACTTGTTGACTGAAGAtagacaattttattttattttatcgtTACTGCATATATACAGTTAAGGAACACCCAAAGATTCAACTGAGGAAAGGCCCAGGATTGGTGGCCATTATCTGacaatttgggagatttttgggtcatggtccatccacattGGTTCACGTAGGACCAACAGCCTGGATCCTTGAACTATGGGTCCAACTTGTATGAAATGAAAACCCTTGCATAATGTGCATATCCTTGGTCCTTAGTATGTATAATTCCTCTCTTGGTGGTTACCATGAGACATGCTAGATGTGCTTAGCAGTGATGGAAGTTGATCCATAATCAGGATTCTGTAGAATCTCAAGTCACCAAATTGATCAGTTTTCGGAGAGTTCCATGAAAAGAGAGAGACACTGGAAATTGTTGAAGCTGAAAAATACAAGAAGAAAACTAGCAACTCAAGAAAGAATTAGATATGCCAAATAGAAAATTAAtttatatcaatttaacatatgCATGGTTTTCGAGAATGGAAGTATAAAGGCTAAGGATCAAATCATTTCTATTCAAAGGCCAGATATGCCATTGTCACAAATGGCGGGTTTTAAACAATGTATTTGAATGTTTTTGGGAATCAGTAATCACAAATGCAAAACTTGAATCTTCATAATGCTTGTAACTCTTGCACAACACACTCGCACAGGGTCCACTAAAACGACTTCAGTAAAATCAGTTATGCATCCGTGTTTTGTGTGCTCCATGGAGTTTTGTGAAGTGCACACCAAATCAATTCGAAAACCATATACCTATGGCACTTGCGTCAGCAGCCGCTATAATTATGGGAAAAACAATGGGAGCAACAACAATCAGAGGCCAATCAGACCAGTTGACATCTCTAAGCCTCCCATTGAGCTTGATTCTCCCCATGTTGGATGCTCAAGCCAGGCATCAGATCAACTTCTTCCTAACTTTGTCAGACACTATTCCTCCAAGGTGGGTGGGCCATCAGGTGGATGAGTTATAGCCCAAAACTCAAGATGACTAGActatgtaatgcaggggcattttcacaccgggctcgagtggggtggccagtgggatgtaggggcacacttagggtgggcggcccgtgtgaggtgggtggctcgtgttaAGCGAAACCCATATGAAGTGGGGTCCAAGAGGGGGGtctggccgaggtcctaaaccatGCGAtatggggcctgagctatgagataaatggattgattcaccatgctctatcagttcgagcttttagaaaaagtggttaattgtcccgccACCATGCTACCCATTGTCTCACGGGCCTGCAAAATGGATGATTTGACTTGaagttgattttaaaaaaaaggacaaTGCTCAACACTGAATGAGCAAAACTCATAATAATTGAATGGTTAGGCCCATCCAATTACTTTCCATTTATGGCCCATCAACATGGTGTCCCACCAGATCCACTTCATGGAACCTCCTCAAATTACGTGCCATATACCATCTCTCTTAGACATTTGTAGATTTGAAGAGGCGAGGCAGACTGCTATGTTATTTCTGCAGAATTCAAAAATGGCAGCAACTTATCCTCCACGTGGCACTCATGTAAAGCTATCCAAATCATCAAAATTGTGGGTTCCATTATTGATAgagcatatctctaaaaatcATGTAGATAAAGCATCCTAACCATTGAATTAATGGGtattgaatggatggttaaaagtaaaatggaaagtggtccaaattcaaaggagAAAGTGCAATTTTTAGGTTATGCACCATCCACAATTGGGTAAGAGATCTGGACAGTCTGAATTActgtacaactatgccatgtgtacggttgaagagACTCCATTTTTTAAGTTGTCAAAAATAACATACAAGTCTAATCCCGGCAGATGCTTGAAGTGTGAAACTTTCTATTAAGCATTCTAACGACACAACGAATCAGAGTTCACAGTTGAATGCAAAATTGAAATGAATTGTGAAAATTCAGTTCAGAAAAGAGAAAATGACCAGATTGTAATGATGCATCCTGGCATTCACAAAGTGGAAGATGCTCCAAACTGCAGTTCTGTTCCTTACCTTTCTGGTAGTTGCAGTTCTGTTCCTCCCAAGGCCAACTTGAAGGAATGTGATTGCGGTTTGGAGTAAAGTCCCTTAGGGCCAATTTGGATGCACTGTCAAAATGGTGGTTTTAAGAACAAGGGTTCCCACAAAGGTTGATGTTCTGGAAACCAATTGAATTGCTTTTCAGCAAGTGGGACTTTTAGCGCCTGTTTGGAGGAGTGGGGGAGCCAACAAGGTTTgtaaaagtgcatccaaacacacaacaTGGAAAGGGATTTGGCTCAAAACGGCGTTTAGGTGTCAAAACCCTTTTGAGAGTGCGTTGGAAGGGCCCTTAATAAGTACTCAAGAAAGTAAACTACAATTTGGCCCTTTCCTCTTTATTGAACTAAATTATTGGAATTCGATTGGCCAATGCATCCAAATACACCCTAAACTAAATATCAATGAAATTGATGAAAAAGAGCAGAATTTCATGTCATTGAAAGTAATCAGAAATTATAACTCGTACTTTGGGACATTACAACCTCTCTAATGCAACTGGTGGCAGCAAGTGTACTTCTTCATGTAAGAAATCACGCCACCATGAAAATTCAACATCATGAATGTTTGTATGCCTCTCCATCAAAAGTGCAAATACCACAACCTCAGTGAGCTAATAACCCTTCAGAAAATAACCTTTTCTAGCCACAATGTAGTTGAACACATCTGACAGATTGAAATAAGTTACCTTTTGTATTGCTTCTCTTCAGTGCCATGAAATCTTGATCACCTTCTAGCTGATTTATCTTACATATCCTTCTGTTGTCAGAGCCATATATATTCAAGGAACAAGGAGCATGTCCTATCTGAGAGGTAAATTCTTTTTCTGCAATGCTCTTCAAGCAACCCACATGTTCAGCCATACACCTTTTTGGGTTTTCGGCTATTAAGGAGACGACCAAACGTGGATATTCCATCTTGAAATTTACGAATCTTAAGAAAGCCCATCACCATGGCCATCTCGCTGGCAGAGAAGTTCCCCTTCTTCATGACCAACTCAACAAGCCTGATCAACGTGTCATCCATGGCCAGGGCACACAGACCCTCCGCAAGCATAGAGAATGTTGAAAATTCTGGCAAGAATCCTTTTTCTGTCATCTCGACTAGGAAATCCACTGCTTCTCCAATCGGTCCTCCCCCAGAACATAAGCCACGGAAAACAATCTTGTATGTGATAGCATCCGGTGGGCTGCCTTCCTTTATCATCTCTCGAAAGAGCCTCATAGCTTCCTTTGTCCTTTGCTGTTTATACAATGCCTGAATTACAGGGTTATaagcttgtggagttggaaccaTCCCTTTGGATTGTATGGTTCTTAGGAGCCTATTTGCAAGCTCGACTCTACCTGCCCTGCACAAACCGCCGATAAGAGTCCCATACGTGACTGTATCTGGTTCACATCCATTCGACGTCATGGATTGGATTACATCAGCTGCCTTCTTTATGTTTCCAGCTCGGCAATAGTACGAAAGCAGTGAATTGTATGTGAACTTGTCAGGTTTCAAACCCTCCATGATCATCTGGTCCATAAGCTCAGCAGCTTCATCTGCTCGTTTACTCTTGCAAAGACCATCTATAAGAGTATTATATGTCACCAAATTCCTCGAAATCCCTTGCAATTCCATTTCATCAAAGATCTCTTCCGCTTCTCCGACTCTCTTGTTCTTGCACAGACCATCAATCAGGGTATTATACGTCACAATGCTTCGCGGGCAGCCACTCAATTCCATTTCCTTCAGTAACCCCAAGGCCTGTCCAACCCTTCCTTTAGAACATAGATTTTCGATCAGCATATTGTACGTAAACTCATCTGGCAAAACTCCATTGCTCTTCATCTCTTCAAACAGCTCCATTGCGATCTTATGATCTCCGGCCTTGAAGAGGCCACTTATCAGAGAATTGAATGTACAAACATCCGGCAAAAGGCCTTTAACCGACAGACCACGAGCAAGTTCCGTAGCTTCTTCGATCTGATTTTCATTGCACATTGCACTGATGAGAGTATTGTAAGTGACCATGTTCGGAAAACAACCCCTTGATACCATCTGATCAAGAACCTCCATGGACTCTTCAATCTCCCCCGATTTACACAGTCCAGAAATCAATGTATTGTAGGTAAATATATCGGGATCGAAACCCTCTTGAAGCATTGCATCCAAGATTTCAACTGCATGCTTTGCATGCCCCGCTTTGCACAAACCATTAATCAATATGTTGAAAGTGAATTGATCGGAATGGAATCCAACAGCCAACATTTCTTGTACAAGATTCAATGCTTCCTCTACTCTGCCTTCTTTACAAAACCCATGAATCAAAACATTAACTGTTATATTGCTCACCGAGCACCTGGATTCGATCattctttctttgattttcatcgCTCCTTCCATATTTCCTACTTCAATGAAACCCTGCATAATGGTCGTGAAAGTTTTCTCATCAGGTGATAAACCATAGCTTGGCATTTCCTCCATCATCAAAATGGCGGACTGGATTTGGTGCGCCTTACACAATGCCTTGATCAAGATATTGAATGTAGCAACATCGGGTCTAATTCCTCTATTATTCATATCGGAATACACAGACTCAACCAGTTTTAGCTTGTTTTCATCCACAAGAAGATTCAACAGAAAGTTATATGTAAACGTGTCTGGTTTGAATGCAAATTCTTCCATCAGTGTCAGCACATTCACTGCTTCATCGAACAATCCGaatcttgcatagctttcaatgAAGATAAGGAAAGTACCTGCTTTGATTTCACAGCCAGAGAGCTTCATCTCTtgtaaaagatgattcatttgatTGAAATGCCCCACTTTACCGAGTTGTTGAAGGATTTCTTCATATACGGATGAAGTGGGTCTGAAATGCGGCTGATTTAAGGCCCAATTGAAGATTTTGACAGCAGATTCTGCATCCTTTTGGCGACGGAGGACGCCAAGAAGATCTTTTGGTGTGAAATTTGGTGGAATTTGGAGGACAGGAGAGGCGGAAAGGGTTGAGAGAGGATTGGAATTGGAGATTGATGGTGCAGAAAGCTCTTCATGGGGTTGGAGCGATGCCAGGGAGATGAAGTTGGAAGGTTTGTAAGAGAGATATAAAGGTGGGTTTTGCAGATGTCGAGCGGAAACGAAAAGATCAAATTTTAAAGGAGAAGAAAGCGCCATTTGGGCAATCAAGCAAACACGAAGAAGACGAAAGCGAAGCGAAGCGGAAAAAGGATGTCCAAAAGTGCTCAAATGGTACTTCAATGACAAATTGAAGAAACAGCCATTAAACTTTGATGGAATAGACACAAAATCAGAGAGGAGTTGAAGAGAAAGATATTGAATTCGACGGtgaaataaaagaaagaagattcAAACAAGAACAAAGAAAAAACAGAGAAAATGAGGCATTTTTACTTCGATTCTAGAGTAGAATTACAGGAATTCAACAtgaaaaaaagaacaagaaattgGTCTTATCCATCGTGAAATGGAAGAAATGTTGCTCAGAATAAAAacccgaaaagaaaaaagatttttttttaaggatggAAAGAGATTTCTATTGAAATGGTTAAAGAGAACGAGAAAAAACAGAGACAAGTGCTTgcagaataaaagaaagaaaccCAACTAAAGAAATGAGAAAGGGGTTTTCTACAATGGTGGAATAGCAGAGAGAGATTCAGTGGAGAGAAATGGAAAGAGCTCTGAACCTTCAAACGGATAATTCTCCGAAGGAATTAACCCATCCACAACCCGAGTATATCTTCGGGTTTCTGGTTttaacaagtgggacccatgtttcTGTTATCTAGACCGTTGAACGGGTAAAGATCCCTCCAAAATATATCTGATTAGAAGAACCTAGCAACCTGATGTTTGAACGTTCTATAAATTGAAAGTGTGGACCGTCGATTGTTTCTTTCTCAACCGTTTGCTTGCAAGCCACCAATCGGACCGTTCTGATTGCCCCACGTGCCTACTTATAGAAACTGACCAGACGATATGGTTTGGCAATCCAAACCTTAGTCGCGATGGGCGATGGACGGTGACGATGCAAAATTTCTCTCAAaccggatgatcctagccattcaatatACTTtggccatttatttattttattttatttcctggACCATGCTAACATTTTAATGCAATTAACTATTTTGGTACTAATCCCTCCCAGTCCCATCATCTTAACCGTTGAGAACATCGGCCCCACATGTACGGAAGGTTCCTGGGAATGCAATACCCAAGCTGGGCCAGGAGCTTGTGTCCTGATGTACACTGACCTGATCTACGGTCCGGCCTAATCCATATATTGAATAGGTCCAGTCGACAAGATCCACTGAATGTAATCGAGCCTAAGACAGGCCCAGCTCCTGGACAGCCCTATAATGGTGGGGGAGTGATCAGGCCCGGTCTGGGCTAGTGATATGTATGGCTCATTAAATCAGACCATTGGTATGGTGGGTCTCGAAGCAGATAGgaaaagatcctagccatccattctttGGCCTTCCTTTTTGGACAACTGCatattttttaaccgtccatttgcagTCCCTAAGATCTCAGGGCCTTCAATTGGGCATGGTCTTACCGAATTCATAATCAGGCAGACAATCAAGACCATAATCAACTACGACCCTAGTTCGATCGGCCAAACCGACCCACATAACGGGGCCCAACCTTATGGGCCCTGTTGCCAGCCTTCGAATCAGACCCAAAACCTGATGGGCTCAGGTAAGCCATTTAATCAGACCAGGCTCAGGCTTT belongs to Magnolia sinica isolate HGM2019 chromosome 8, MsV1, whole genome shotgun sequence and includes:
- the LOC131252978 gene encoding pentatricopeptide repeat-containing protein At3g53700, chloroplastic gives rise to the protein MALSSPLKFDLFVSARHLQNPPLYLSYKPSNFISLASLQPHEELSAPSISNSNPLSTLSASPVLQIPPNFTPKDLLGVLRRQKDAESAVKIFNWALNQPHFRPTSSVYEEILQQLGKVGHFNQMNHLLQEMKLSGCEIKAGTFLIFIESYARFGLFDEAVNVLTLMEEFAFKPDTFTYNFLLNLLVDENKLKLVESVYSDMNNRGIRPDVATFNILIKALCKAHQIQSAILMMEEMPSYGLSPDEKTFTTIMQGFIEVGNMEGAMKIKERMIESRCSVSNITVNVLIHGFCKEGRVEEALNLVQEMLAVGFHSDQFTFNILINGLCKAGHAKHAVEILDAMLQEGFDPDIFTYNTLISGLCKSGEIEESMEVLDQMVSRGCFPNMVTYNTLISAMCNENQIEEATELARGLSVKGLLPDVCTFNSLISGLFKAGDHKIAMELFEEMKSNGVLPDEFTYNMLIENLCSKGRVGQALGLLKEMELSGCPRSIVTYNTLIDGLCKNKRVGEAEEIFDEMELQGISRNLVTYNTLIDGLCKSKRADEAAELMDQMIMEGLKPDKFTYNSLLSYYCRAGNIKKAADVIQSMTSNGCEPDTVTYGTLIGGLCRAGRVELANRLLRTIQSKGMVPTPQAYNPVIQALYKQQRTKEAMRLFREMIKEGSPPDAITYKIVFRGLCSGGGPIGEAVDFLVEMTEKGFLPEFSTFSMLAEGLCALAMDDTLIRLVELVMKKGNFSASEMAMVMGFLKIRKFQDGISTFGRLLNSRKPKKVYG